CCAATAATCTTTGCAGGAGAAAAACAGCCAAAAACGTTCCTCCCGAAATCGTTATCGAAAGCCAGGTGGGAAAACCCTTTGGAGTTTCAGTGGTCTTTGCTTTTTCAGATGGAGCTCTTGACCTCACGTACTTTTCCCACTCTTTCTCTGGAACGCTAAGTTTGCTCAAGATTTCTTTGGCTATCACGTTATCCGGAAAGTTTGATAGATACGCCCTTGCTTTGTTGTAATCGCCTATCGCGTAGGCACATATGCCCATCTTCAATTTCACGAACGGATCTCTCTCCTCAATCATCGGATCTTTCTGGAGAGATTCTTCGAACAATCTCAGTGCCCTCCTGTAGTCTCCTTCAAGGTATGCGTTCAGGGCATTCGTATAAAGATCGTTCGAGATGGTCGTCAGGGAAATCAACAAAAAGAAAAGGAAGATCAGCTTTCCATTTGCCATTCTTCCAGCGATACTCCCACCTTCTCCTCAAACACGATGAAAATTCCTTCTACACCTGCGAACGCGTCGACGATCCCTCTTCTGAAACTCTGCTTGATTCCCGCCGTTACGTCCATCACATCGTTCTCACCGACGATGAGAATCTTTCCCCGAAAGTGCAGAATTTTCCTTGGAGCAAAGAGATTAAAGTGCTTGATTTCCAGGTTCTCACCAGAGACGTAAACAACGGAACCATTACTCAGAAGGATGTAAAGAGCGTCGTTCACAAGGGTTCCATCAACTATGTCCACATCATTTCCAAACAGAGAGCTCAACACTCTCCCCTTTTCGGTGAAATCTTCATTGAGGACGATGATCTCTTTGCTACTCACAAGCAGGTACTTTCCACCCTCCTCTTCTATGGACACCTCGACACCGGGAGAGGTGGCAAGAAGCTTTTCCTTTCCATTTTTGAAAAGGTAATACCTCACCCCACTGGGAACCAGCTGTGCGTAGAGAACTGCATCCTTGGTCATCAAAGCATCTTCCACATCATCGTTCACCGGAAAGGGAGCGTACCTACTTATTCCTATGCTGTCTACCAAATATATATCGCCTCCACTCAAGAAAGAGATGTAGTCACCTACCTTTTTGAAGAACTTCACACTTCCTTTGAACATCTCTCTGTCCCACATCAGAATGCCCGAACCGGTGACAACATACACATCTTTTCCCAAGGATGATCCCGCTGTGTAAGAGGTTAATGTCAACGAGCGAATCCGTTTCAAAAAGTTCTTCGAGTGGAACTCCCGAGGAAACACCTTCTCTTCGACCGTTGTTTTTTTCTCCTTTTGCGGAGCAGTTTTCATTTTCTCCGAGGAAAGCTCCGGATTTCGCGTTGGTAAATACTCCCTGTAACTGTCGTCTTTGAACCCGGGGAAAACTGGCGTTTCGTAGCTGAGAAGTTCTTCCACCTGGGACAGGTTTTCCCTTCGCGAGTAAAGATCATAAAAGCCTCCTTTCAACTGTAAGGTTTTACCTATCCTACACGATTGGAAAGAGACAAATCCGTCTCCTCTTCCTCTCACGAACTCCGGGTAAAATTTCTCCAACTTGGTTCCCGAGACATCAACCTCGTAGGGAGGAGTGTCTCCACAGATGGAAAATATCTCCACATCTTTCCTGCTGAAGTTTTTCAACTGACTTATCAGGAAAGAATCGGGCAAGATTTCCAGTGCCACCTCTCCAAGGGTATCTATGAGGTTTTTGATGTGAAGTGCCATCATCTTCAACTTCGTCCACTCCATTCCGAAGATTCCACTGAGCACCTCCGGATCCTTCTCGAAAAACATCGAGGAAAAGTAAAGCGGGTTGACTACGTTAGTTCCATGGACGGGTGTAGAAAAAAGGATGACTCTCCTGACGTTCTTCAACTCGGGATGGCGCTGGAGCATCCTCAGAACTATCAGCCCACCCGTCCCATGGGCGAGGATGTCGAAGCTGTATCTCGAGTACTCGAGTAGTTCTTTCGAAAGAAAGTCTGCTTCGAAGTCGATGAAACTTCTTCTCCCTTCTTTTCTCACGAATTCCCTGTATGCCTCACTGTAAGAAAGTGACCTTGAATCGTACAGGGCGTACTCGTAGATCATCAACGTTCGGTCGGGGAACACAGCCTCCCATATGTTACTGTCACCGACGGTGCCTTTGAAGGTGGGATCTTCCCCCGGTATTATGAGGAGGGCTGGAGCGGCACTGGTTACTACTTCCCGCAGAAGAGTTACACCGTGCTTCTGGAAGCTCGATGTCTTCATCACCAAACCGAAAACAGAAAGATGGTACGTAAACGCCTCAACAAAATATCCTCTCTCGTCCTTTCCTATCATTGAACCCGGAATGATCCGATATCCTCCGTCATCCGTTGCATACGCGAGTGCGAGGTTGTTGTAGTTCTCACCTCTGAAGTATTTGGGATCGAAGTAGTATTTGAGGTGAATAGGCTTCAGAGCAAATTCGCTTACCCCATCGGCGAACTCCACCCTGTAGAGATCCCCCATGAATGCATCGGAGTATTTCTTTCTTTCATCACCAGATATCCTGGTTATTTTCAGTACCTTTTGCTTTCCAAAAGCTCCACTTGGTATTTCTACCCTGAGGTTAATGAAACCCGACTCCGCACCCTCCTTTCCAACTCTGAGGGAGCTCTCTTCCTGCAGAAGAAAGTACAGTATCAAAACCAACCCCAGAACGACGAGAAGTGATATGAGAACGATCTTCCTTTTCAGCAGGATTTCCAAGATTTCTTTCAACAGACTCATTTTTCCTCCACCATTTTTTTTAGACTCTTCAGAAAATCGAAGGTCTTGCGAAGGCCTTCTGACTCCAGGACTTCTAAGACCCCTTCGTAATATTTATCGGCAAGTTGCTTTGCCTTCTGAACTCCCAGTTTTTTGACCAGTGTGACTTTCTTCACATCCTTTCCCACATCCTTTCCTACCTTTTCAAACGACCCGAGCACATCTTTCAGATCGTCGTATATCTGGAAAGCCACCCCAAACCTTTCACCCAATTTCTTCACATAGGTGTGATCGAGACCTTTCAAGAGGAAAGGTGCGGAAAAACAGAAAGCGAACAGGGCACCCGTTTTAAGAGAGTACATCTTCTCTATCATCTCCGACGAAACTTCCTCTTCCCGGCCCTCGAACTCAACGTCCATGGCCTCACCCAGAAGAAGTTTGTACGCGGTTTCCGAAAATTCTTCAAGAAGTTTCGGCTCCTTGACCTTTGCTATCTGGGAGAAGGCCAGAAAAAACAGGCCGTCACCCGCGAGGAGAGCTATCCCTTCACCGTAAACTCTGTGACAAGAAGGTTTTCCCCGGCGAAAATCCGCATCATCTATGGGAGGAAGATCGTCGTGAATGAGAGAGGCTGTATGGAAGAGTTCAACGGCGATTGCAACATCGATAAGATGTTCTTCTTCCACCCCGATATCCTCACCCACAGTGAGTACGAGGAGAGGTCGAATCCTCTTGCCTCCGGCCGTGGCTGAGTACACCATTGCATCCTCGGTGAGAAGGCCGAGGTGCGGCTTCAGCAACTCCTTCATCTTTTTTTCAATCGTCGCCCTCTTCATCTTCTTCCCTCTTTTTCTCTATCATCTGCTTGAACACGTCTATGTTGAGATTCTCAACGAACTTTTTGAACTCTTCTTCTTCGTTCCTGTCTTCTCCTATTTCTAGCTCGATTGCGTGCTTCTCGACGAGGTTTTCAGACACGAAAATGGTGGCACCGGTTTTGACGGCCAGTATTATCGCATCGGAGGGCCGGGAGTCGATTTCTATGAGGGCAGCTTCCTCATCCTCTTCATCGGTATAGGTGAGGTCCCTCAGTATCAGAGAAGCGTAGAACGTGTTGTCCTTCAAAGAGTGTATTATGACTCTCTCCAAACGAGCCTCAAGCGATTCCAGTACGTTCAGAAGTAAATCGTGCGTCAGAGGGCGGGGAAAATCCATCTTCTCCAGAGCCAGTGCGAGGGCATGGCCTTCACACGCCCCTATCCAGATGGGAAGTACTTTGCTGGTACCTTCTATTCCGAGTATGACAACTGGCGTATTGCTCACCCTGTCCAAAACGAGCGCTTTCACCCAGGCTTTTTTCAAAACGTTTCCCTCCTTCCAAGTTTTTTCCCGTTCTAGACATATTCTACAACCAAATTTTAGATGGTGGCAAAATTTTCGAAGTAGAATAGATATGATCATACTCGAACAAGGAGGAGTTACAGTGAACGTTCTCAGGATCTACATCGCCACTACGAATTCACACAAAGTTGAAGAAATCAGGGAGATCGCACCGGAGTGGACAGAGATCTTGCCCTCACCGGAGAAAATCGAGGTGATCGAAGACGGAGAAACTTTCCTGGAAAACTCCGTGAAGAAGGCTATCGCTTATGGGAAGAAACTCAAACTACCTGTGATAGCCGATGACTCCGGCCTTGTTATCTATTCACTTGGGGGTTTTCCGGGGGTCACGTCCGCCCGTTTCATGGAAGAACATCCTTACGAGGAGAAGATGAAAATCATCCTGAGAATGCTGGAAGGAAAAGATAGAAGAGCTGCTTTTGTGTGTAGTGCTACCTTTTTCGATCCTCAGAAAAATCTTCTCGTTTCCGTAGAGGACAGGATAGAAGGCCACATCGCCGAGGAAATAAAGGGAACTGGTGGTTTTGGATACGACCCTTTCTTCATACCAGAAGGGTACGATAAAACCTTTGGTGAGATGCCTAAACTCAAGAAAAAACTCAGCCACAGATCGAAAGCGTTCAAAAAGCTGTTTTCGATCCTCCCAAGGATTTCAGGATCAGAAAACCTGTAAAACCAAGGAGGATCAGAATAGCACTCAAGAGCTGGGCGGCCCTTATGTTACCCACCATCAGACTGTCAACCCTGAGCCTTTCTATCATGATCCTTACAAGAGAGTAAAAAACAAAATAGAGGCAGGTGATCTCCCCTGGCCTCTCACGATACTTCTTGTAATACACACTCAACACAAGAAACACCAGAAAATCCCAAACAGATTCGTACAGGAAGGTCGGATGAAAGAAAGAATAATCCTTGTACATAACAGGTCTGTAGGGTTCGGGTACAAACATCTTCCAGGGAAGATTCGTTGGCACACCGAACGCCTCGTAGTTGAAGAAATTTCCCCATCTACCTATCGCCTGTCCCAAAGGGAGAACAGAAGTGAAAAGATCGGTTGCCTGAAGAAAGGAAAAAGAAGGCTTTTTGAAGGTGATGTACAGGAAACCCGTGAGTAGAGCACCGATTATGGCTCCGTGTATGGCGAGACCTCCCTCCCAGACCTTCAGGACGTCCCAGAAACTCCTGTAGTATTTCAGGTTGAAGAGAACGTAATAGAGTCGCGCACCCACGATTCCAAAAATTGCCCCGTAGAAGACCAGCTCGTCGAATTCCTCCACATCGATACCTTCTCTTTCTGCTCTTTTTCTGGCTATAAAATAGCTGAGGAGAAATCCTATCAGTATGAGGATTGAATACCATCGAAGCTCGAAACCACCGATCCTGAATATGTACCTTCTCACCAGGAGCTCTCCACTGAACACCTTCGCAAGAAAGATTGAAAGAAGAAAAACACTGAGAACGACCAGAAACAACGTCAGTAACCTTTTCATTTTTTCCTCCTTCCCCATATAACACGAACAGCTATCTTGTACCTCGTGGGAATAAGTACCACATGACCACTGTCCATCACAACCGCCGTTCTTGCTTGTCTACCAAAAGTGGCGTTTATTATTTTGTTGTTGTAGAAATCCACGTCTTTCAGTTTCTTTGCCATCGTCGTACTCACGGGCATCACCGCCATAATTCGCTCTCGGGGAAGAAAGACCTTCCTTCCAAAGGAGACAAAGCTCACTTTTTCACCTCCGCCATGGTGTATGATACCATCTTTTAGGGGGGTGGAAAGATGGACGCGCTGGGAAAGCTCTATACCTCCACCACCATAGTGACGGTGAACCTCGACGGTAAACTGAACGGAATCACCGTAGCGTGGGTAACGCGGGTATCCTGGCAGCCTCCCATGGTGGCAGTCTCCATAGGAAAGACAAGGTACTCGAGAGAACTTCTTGACAAAGCAGACTCTTTTGCCGTCTGCATACTCGGAAAAGGCGCAAGAGAGATCGCAGAATACTTTGGAACTGTCTCTGGACGAACCACCGACAAGTTCAAAAAGTACCCTTACATGATGAGTGAAGGAAATCTTCCCGTTCCAGAAGGAACTATAGCCTACTTAGAATGTGAAAAGACAGGCTCTTTCGAAGCAGGTGATCACAGAGTGTACGTTGGTACCATCAGAAGACAAAAGGTGTTGAAGGATGAAGAACCTCTCATCTTCGGTGAACATAAGCTGAAATGATGGGGAGGGAAAACCCTCCCTTAAATTTTTTTTATGCTGCTGAGAATTTCCTAAACAAATCTGTGTTTACTCTAGAACGAGGAGGTGATTGGGATGAGAAAATTTTTTACACTCTTTGTCGTTTTGATAATACTTGTCTCCTTATTTTCTCAGGTTAGAAACATAATTTATTTCATTGGAGACGGTATGGGGCTCTCCCAAGCCTACGCTGTATCCATGATTGAAGGAAGACCGCTCTCTTTCATGAAAACCCCCCATGGTGGATTCGTAAAGACTCACTCTGCAAATAGCTGGATAACAGACTCGGCAGCGGCGGGAACTGCTCTAGCCTCTGGTTTTAAAACAAACAACGGAATGATCAACATTCTACCGGACGGTACAGTTGTACCCACAATTTTTGAGATAGCAAAGGCTTACGGTGTCAAGACAGGAATAATCGTCACCTGTAGAGTAACACACGCTACACCTGCTGCCTTCTACGCTCACGTGAAGAGTAGAAATGAAGAAAATGAAATTGCAAGACAGCTCGTTGAAAGTGAAACGGTGGATTTAATCATGGGTGGAGGATGGGCAAATTTTCTTCCAAAAAATCTGGGCGGAAAAAGGAACGATGGGCTCAATCTAATTGAAATGGCAAAAGAAAAAGGTTACACTTACATAACCACGAAAGAAGAGTTGATGAACCTTCCAGGTGGAACGAATAAACTCCTCGCCCTGTTTGCTCCGAGTCATCTTGATCCCGCAAGTGAAAGGAAAGAAGAACAACCCATGTTGTACGAGATGGTTAAGAAAGCAATTGAAATACTTTCAAACTTCGATGAACCTTTCATTCTTATGGTAGAAGGTTCTCAAATCGATTGGGAGGCACATGATAACGACATCTATGGCGTGTGGAAGGAAGTCCTAGAGTTTGAA
This sequence is a window from Thermotoga sp.. Protein-coding genes within it:
- a CDS encoding tetratricopeptide repeat protein; this encodes MANGKLIFLFFLLISLTTISNDLYTNALNAYLEGDYRRALRLFEESLQKDPMIEERDPFVKLKMGICAYAIGDYNKARAYLSNFPDNVIAKEILSKLSVPEKEWEKYVRSRAPSEKAKTTETPKGFPTWLSITISGGTFLAVFLLQRLL
- a CDS encoding polyprenyl synthetase family protein, encoding MKRATIEKKMKELLKPHLGLLTEDAMVYSATAGGKRIRPLLVLTVGEDIGVEEEHLIDVAIAVELFHTASLIHDDLPPIDDADFRRGKPSCHRVYGEGIALLAGDGLFFLAFSQIAKVKEPKLLEEFSETAYKLLLGEAMDVEFEGREEEVSSEMIEKMYSLKTGALFAFCFSAPFLLKGLDHTYVKKLGERFGVAFQIYDDLKDVLGSFEKVGKDVGKDVKKVTLVKKLGVQKAKQLADKYYEGVLEVLESEGLRKTFDFLKSLKKMVEEK
- a CDS encoding bifunctional nuclease family protein is translated as MKKAWVKALVLDRVSNTPVVILGIEGTSKVLPIWIGACEGHALALALEKMDFPRPLTHDLLLNVLESLEARLERVIIHSLKDNTFYASLILRDLTYTDEEDEEAALIEIDSRPSDAIILAVKTGATIFVSENLVEKHAIELEIGEDRNEEEEFKKFVENLNIDVFKQMIEKKREEDEEGDD
- the rdgB gene encoding RdgB/HAM1 family non-canonical purine NTP pyrophosphatase — translated: MNVLRIYIATTNSHKVEEIREIAPEWTEILPSPEKIEVIEDGETFLENSVKKAIAYGKKLKLPVIADDSGLVIYSLGGFPGVTSARFMEEHPYEEKMKIILRMLEGKDRRAAFVCSATFFDPQKNLLVSVEDRIEGHIAEEIKGTGGFGYDPFFIPEGYDKTFGEMPKLKKKLSHRSKAFKKLFSILPRISGSENL
- the lgt gene encoding prolipoprotein diacylglyceryl transferase — protein: MKRLLTLFLVVLSVFLLSIFLAKVFSGELLVRRYIFRIGGFELRWYSILILIGFLLSYFIARKRAEREGIDVEEFDELVFYGAIFGIVGARLYYVLFNLKYYRSFWDVLKVWEGGLAIHGAIIGALLTGFLYITFKKPSFSFLQATDLFTSVLPLGQAIGRWGNFFNYEAFGVPTNLPWKMFVPEPYRPVMYKDYSFFHPTFLYESVWDFLVFLVLSVYYKKYRERPGEITCLYFVFYSLVRIMIERLRVDSLMVGNIRAAQLLSAILILLGFTGFLILKSLGGSKTAF
- a CDS encoding DUF370 domain-containing protein, yielding MSFVSFGRKVFLPRERIMAVMPVSTTMAKKLKDVDFYNNKIINATFGRQARTAVVMDSGHVVLIPTRYKIAVRVIWGRRKK
- a CDS encoding flavin reductase family protein, with the protein product MDALGKLYTSTTIVTVNLDGKLNGITVAWVTRVSWQPPMVAVSIGKTRYSRELLDKADSFAVCILGKGAREIAEYFGTVSGRTTDKFKKYPYMMSEGNLPVPEGTIAYLECEKTGSFEAGDHRVYVGTIRRQKVLKDEEPLIFGEHKLK
- a CDS encoding alkaline phosphatase, yielding MRKFFTLFVVLIILVSLFSQVRNIIYFIGDGMGLSQAYAVSMIEGRPLSFMKTPHGGFVKTHSANSWITDSAAAGTALASGFKTNNGMINILPDGTVVPTIFEIAKAYGVKTGIIVTCRVTHATPAAFYAHVKSRNEENEIARQLVESETVDLIMGGGWANFLPKNLGGKRNDGLNLIEMAKEKGYTYITTKEELMNLPGGTNKLLALFAPSHLDPASERKEEQPMLYEMVKKAIEILSNFDEPFILMVEGSQIDWEAHDNDIYGVWKEVLEFEKAVQVALDFALQRNDTLVIVTADHETGGLGLSSGDYKIDVDKIRKFTETIDWIMENYSPKNRESFKEAIEKYFGLTLSDTDIDRIASAENSKVEFGRVMGEKVNIGWTTTSHSGIPVPVYAFGPGAENFTGFLDNTDIPRIIMRLVGYSLQYPLVKEPVMK